The Piliocolobus tephrosceles isolate RC106 chromosome 3, ASM277652v3, whole genome shotgun sequence genome has a window encoding:
- the FAM200B gene encoding protein FAM200B: MDHFFIKRKRNSEVKYTEACSSSSVESGIVNSDNIEKNTDSSLQTSSSFEPHFKKKKVSARRYNEDYLKYGFIKCEKPFENDRPQCVICNNILANESLKPSKLKRHLETQHAELIDKPLEYFQRKKKDVKLSTQFLSCSTVSEKALLSSYLVAYRVAKEKIANTAAEKIILPACLDMVRTIFDDKSADKLKTIPNDNTVSLRICTIAEHLETMLITRLQSGIDFAIQLDESTDIGSCTTLLVYVRYAWQEDFMEDFLCFLNLTSHLSGLDIFTELERHIVGQYKLNWKNCKGITSDGTATITGKHSKVIKKLLEVTNNGAVWNHCFIHREGLASREIPQSLMEVLKNAVKVVNFIKGSSLNSRLLETFCSEIGTNHTHLLYHTKVRWLSQGKILSRVYELRNEIHFFLIEKKSHLANIFEDDIWVTKLAYLTDIFSILNELSLKLQGKNSDVFQHVERIQGFRKTLLLWQVRLKSNCPSYYMFPRFLQHIEENIINENILKEIKLEILLHLTSLSQTFNHFFPEEKFETLRENSWVKDPFAFRNPESIIELNLVPEEENELLQLSSSYTLKNDYETLSLSAFWIKVKEDFPLLSRKSVLLLLPFTTTSLCELGFSILTQFKTKERNGLNGAAAMRVALSSCVPDWNELMNRQAHPS; encoded by the coding sequence ATGGatcatttctttattaaaagaaagaggaataGTGAAGTGAAATATACAGAAGCATGTTCAAGTTCATCTGTTGAATCTGGAATTGTGAATAGTGACAATATTGAGAAAAATACTGACTCCAGTCTGCAAACTTCAAGTTCATTTGAGCcgcatttcaaaaagaaaaaagtaagtgcAAGACGTTATAATGAAGATTACTTAAAATACGGCTTTATCAAATGTGAAAAACCCTTTGAAAATGACAGACCTCAGTGTGTTATTTGTAATAATATTCTTGCAAATGAAAGCTTAAAACcttcaaaattaaaaaggcaCTTAGAAACTCAGCATGCTGAACTTATTGATAAGCCtcttgaatattttcaaagaaagaaaaaagatgtaaagTTATCAACACAATTTCTTAGTTGTTCTACTGTTAGTGAGAAAGCCTTATTATCATCATATTTAGTTGCATATCGTGTGGCAAAAGAGAAAATAGCTAACACAGCTGCTGAAAAAATTATTCTTCCAGCGTGTTTGGATATGGTGCGTACAATATTTGATGATAAATCCGCTGATAAATTAAAAACTATACCTAATGATAACACAGTATCTCTTCGAATTTGTACTATTGCAGAACATTTAGAAACAATGCTTATTACTCGGTTACAGTCTGGTATAGATTTTGCAATCCAGCTTGATGAAAGCACTGATATTGGAAGCTGCACGACACTTTTAGTTTATGTCAGATATGCGTGGCAAGAagattttatggaggattttttgtgttttttaaatttaacctcACACCTAAGTGGATTAGatatttttacagaattagaaaggCACATAGTTGGCCAATATAAATTAAACTGGAAAAACTGTAAAGGAATTACAAGTGATGGCACAGCAACCATAACTGGAAAACATAgcaaagtaattaaaaaattactagaaGTTACTAATAATGGTGCTGTGTGGAATCATTGTTTTATACATCGTGAAGGTTTAGCATCCAGAGAAATTCCACAGTCTCTCATGGAAGTATTGAAAAATGCAGTGAaagttgttaattttattaaaggaAGCTCATTGAATAGCCGGCTTCTTGAAACATTTTGTTCAGAGATTGGAACTAACCATACCCACTTACTGTATCATACCAAAGTTCGCTGGTTGTCTCAAGGGAAAATACTAAGCAGGGTTTATGAGCTCAGGAATGAGATTCACTTTTTtctcattgaaaaaaaatctcatttggcaaatatttttgaagatgaTATTTGGGTAACAAAATTGGCATATTTAACTGATATTTTTAGCATTCTTAATGAACTGAGTTTAAAACTACAGGGGAAAAACAGTGATGTATTCCAACATGTTGAACGTATTCAGGGATTTCGAAAGACATTATTGTTATGGCAAGTAAGACTTAAAAGTAATTGTCCTAGCTACTACATGTTTCCAAGatttttgcagcatattgaagagaatattattaatgaaaacattttgaaagaaataaaattagagatattGTTGCATCTTACTTCTCTATCTCAAACTTTTAACCATTTCtttccagaagaaaaatttgaaacattAAGGGAAAACAGTTGGGTAAAAGATCCATTTGCTTTTCGAAACCCTGAATCAATAATTGAGCTAAACTTGGTGCCTGAAGAAGAGAATGAATTATTGCAGCTTAGTTCTTCATATACATTGAAGAATGATTATGAGACCTTAAGTTTATCAGCATTTTGGATTAAGGTAAAGGAAGACTTTCCATTGTTAAGTAGAAAGAGTGTCCTACTATTACTACCATTCACAACAACTAGTTTGTGTGAACTAGGGTTTTCCATCTTAACCCAgttcaaaacaaaggaaagaaatgggcTAAATGGTGCAGCAGCTATGCGGGTAGCATTATCTTCCTGTGTTCCAGACTGGAATGAACTTATGAACAGGCAAGCACACCCATCATAG